A segment of the Sphingomonas cannabina genome:
CGCTTCCCTTGCCTATCTCTGCATCCAAACGTGGTTACGGTGATAGGCTAAATAGGGCCGATGCTCGTCCCGTAGTGCCAACCGTAGCGTCTTTCCTACACCCAACGCTTGATGCGCGGCGACCTCCAACTGAGGAGAGGTTAAAATCGCGCCATCGTCGTCGAATGTCACTAGCCCCGCATCAAATGCAGCGTCCCACAGAGCGGACAGCAGAAGTCCGTTATGCACGTCGAGGCGCTGTGCGTCGGTCGTGCAATCGGACCATGGGATCATGTGCGAGGCTCTCAGCAGCTCGGGACTGGAAATTCCGCTCAACGGACAGGTTCCGCTCCAGTATTCCATCAAGGCATCGCGAAAGATGTTCTGCCCGATCCTGAATTTTTGCGCGCGTTCGCCTTCAGTCTCGCCGACCCCCGCGACAGCGTTTTCATACTTCTCAAGGGGAAAGTTGGGCAAGCTAACTGACAGGCGGTACACAGCTTGGACCCCGGCATGCAACTCATCACGCGTTGCAAACATGAAGGCCCCTGCATGACCTTTGGCGCAAGGTGCCGCGGGTTGGGCGTCCAGCGCCCGCGCCACTCCCGGAAGCATCAGAGACAGAAAGAATGGACCGGTGCCGTTTGCGGCGGCCAGTCCGATCTCCCCTGGCGCACTGGCCGACCGGAAGAAGATCCATCCACCAGCCTCTTCAGGACCAATACGGTATCCATGCTCGTTCGCGGCATCGCGCAGCTCAGAAAGAAGGACGAAGGGATAAGCCAGAAGACGCTCTTCGGTGCCGCTCATAGGTCAACCCCGAGCAAGCGCTGCGCGGGCGGATCGCCATGCAATTTTAGCTGCAGGTAGGGACGTTCCCTGAACTCGGTCGGAGGTGCCGTGGTTGTTGTTACGATGTACTGAAACAGTGGCTTTCCGCCGACGCGCTCCAAATCCTGAACGATATCGAAAAGCCGTCCATAAATTGACAAGCCAAGATCGGCCTCACGCGGGCTGTCGTGAAGCAGAAATGGCGGCACACGTGTCGCTCCTTCGATGCTCACGCACATCGCAGCGAGGTCGAAAGCCAGAACCTTGAGAGAGTCGATCGCGGCCGTCCTGCGGTCGCCGCCCATGTCTACCGACAGATCAAGCCCGTTCCCGCTAAGGGTGATCCGGCCCTTTGCATCGTGGCCGACCAACCGTCGGACGATCGGGTCGAACTTCTCGCTCAAGCGTCCGAAAACCCGGGCCTGTTTGTCACGAAAGGCGCTCAGCCGCTCTCTCTCAGTCTCTAGTTTTGTGCCCAATTCGCGCAGGCGCTTGATACCCGCCTCCTGCGTTTCGAGGAGTTCTGCAAGGCGCTCAACATCGTCTTGCAGCCTGCGGGCGGTGTACCAAGTGGACTCTCGGGCATCCCGGGTCTTCTCGATGTTCGTGACGTGATCGACGGATCGATCGAAGTGCTGCTTGGCCAGAGCAATCTGGGGCAAGAGCTTCATCTGCTCTTGCCGCAGTTCCTCAACTCGCTTCGCTTGGGAGTCGTGATCAGCTTGTTGTTGATACCAACGCTGCCGACAGGCGTCGGCATCCGGAATTTTGTGGGAGAGCTTGCAGCCTTCTGCCAGAGCGCGGTCGATGGGGACTTCGCATATCGGGCAGATCGGGCTTTCGGCTTCGACTTTCGAATAGGAAAGCCCCGGCAATTCCCCGCGTATCATCGCCAATGTGCGTTCTTCAGCGGGGATTAGCGCCCCGATACGGATACGTTCGCCTTCTAGGCGCGCCCATTCATTTCTCGCGGCCTCTCGTTGCTCGCGTGCTGCGGCGAGTTCAGCGTCGCCGCCAGTCGGAATCTTGCTTGCCGACGCCAAGCGCGTGCTGGCGGACCTGCGCATGAGGTCGATCAGCAATGGCATCTCTGGAAGCGACTGCCCCTCAAGGCCGAGACCCGTAACGAGCCGTGTTTGCGTGCGTTCGATTTCCCACCGGCGATGGCCAATCTCTTGATCCAGGACTCGGCGTTCCTCGCTGAGGCTATTCACTTCACCACGCGTGGCCTGTTCCTCAGGCGTGATCGCCATCAGAAACGAACGGAGCGCCTCAAGCCTCGGTCCCTTCTCCTGTCCGCTCGCGGGCATCGGTGAATCGGAGTCCGAGGTCGGCGATCGCCAGTCAAGGACATCGTCAAATCGACACTCTTGGTCCCGGGTCAGCCAGGCGAGCGCGATCGGCCATATAGGCCCGTTTGCTTGCGGGCGAACCAATTGGGCAAGCGCGGGGGTGATGATTTGCTGATCGATCGCCTCGACGAACGGCTCCATTCCCGTTGAAGCGCCCTCACCAGCGGCGATCTCGTCGAGATTTCCGCCCGGTACAGCCATATGTCGCCGACGCACGCCAAGTGGGCGAACGATCGCCCAGCAGATTCCGTCTAGTATGACCTCGGCACCCACGATGCCGTTCAAGAATGCAGTACCGACCCGATCACGCTGGGGCTCGGTGGCGAAGCGATCCTCGCCAAGGCAATAGCGGATAAGTCGGCAGAAAAGCGTTTTGCCGCTACCATGCCCGACGGCATTTGTTTGACCCGCCAGAGCGGCATCGTCTGCTCCATCAGGTGACCAGACGATGTTCAGGCCGGGGCGAAGCTCGATGTCCCGCACCTTCTCCGCACCAGGCTCCTTCCATATGACAAGTCGTCGAACCCAAAGCCGCGGCCCTTCGAACCCTTCAGCGGGGCTTACCGTCAGAAGCTGCGGGTCGAGAAGGTCAGGCTGCTGCGGCATTGATCACCCACTGCTGTATCTCAGCGGGCAGCGAATCCACCGCCGCGTCTAGATTGATGTTCTCCAGAGCACCGAACACGAAGCCTGCACGACCGTCAGGCCATCCGGAAGTGTCGATGGCCTCCAAACCGGGACCAGATGCCCATGTCCCCCGCTGGAGATCTTCAACCAGCCGTCCATTGCCGCGGTGGTTTCGCAGAGCCGCGCCCCATCCTGTGTTGTTTCGTGCGACGAATGTCGCGACATTGCCGGCAAGAGGATCGGCCTCCACCCCCACCAAGCGACGCCATTCTGCTGCCCTGGCGATCGGCAGGAGCGGAGCCAGTAGACGCGGTTCCAAGACGAAGGCGGCTGCGAGACGAACATCTGGGAACGGCCTCGGCCCAACCATCTTTTTGAGAATGGCTGCCAAGACAGCACCCGTGTCACCGAGGTGCGATTGGGCAGTCCTGGCCCATGCGTTGTTAGGCAACGAGGCCGCAAGCGGCCGGCGAACCTCGATGGGTGTGCTCGCCACGTGCGTGGCAGATAGGCGGTCGTAGGCGTCAAGCACGAGCCTGCGCGTGCGAAACTCGCCTAGTGCGGACTCCTCATTGCGCTTTAGGCCACGGAAGGTTTCAGATGGATAGTCTGCCCCATGCGTGTCGGCTGGATCGAGCACATAGCGAAGCTCATCACGCGAAAGACCGTATTTTAGTGCAAAGAAGGCATCGAGTTCTGCTCGGACGTCCGCGCGTCGGGCGGGATCGAAAGCGAACGGCGACCCTCCGTATCCAAGATCTTCGGCCCACGGTCGCATGGAGTGAGAGGTATAGGTGAGCTCAAGCACCCGCTCGGTCAGGAAGGCATAGTCGCTGCGGTTGAATTGGTGCGGAGCGAGAATCGGCAGTTGCTTCATGTAGTAGTATTTGAACGACGTCCCTCCAGCCTTTTGGCGCGCCGCAAAGTCGAGGGGAATCGAAGTTAGGTTCGCAACAATCGGGAGCGCCGATTGGATTCCCAATGGGTGGTGCATCACAAGGATCTTGTCTCCTACCCCCGCTTTCGGGAACACGCTTGCAATCACCGTTCGCTCGTCGGTGGAGCGACAAATATCCCTCCAACCCATTAGCCAGCGCGGCTGCTTGCGGCTGATCAGGGCCGTAGTAAGTGCCAGCGGATCAGCCGGTCCTGCCTTGATGAAGGCGAGATCATCTTCCAAAAGCGGCGTGTCGCGGTTCATCTCCCGGGCGCTATCCGCCGCTTTGTGTAGCCATGTCGCAAATTTGGTACCAACGATGCCGCGATCAAGCGCGCGTTGTCCCAGCACATCGCGCAAAAGCGCGCCCGCGCGATCAGCGGAACGCGCGAGATTACTCGGCTGCAAATCGGCTGAGTCGAGCGTGCTGATCACCCATTCCGCTAACACCTTTAAGCAGCCATCCGCATTTTCCTTTCGAAAATACTGCTTGAGACGGGCGGGCAAGCGAGCCACTCGCAACTCCATCTCAGCTTGTGGTACCCAGTACCACGGCTCTGCTTCGTAATCTGGATCGTTTCTGACGGCATCCGACGTCGGCGGCAGCGAACCCTCGCCTGAGCGCTCCGAAAGGCCCGCATAAGAACCGAAGCGATGATCGAAATGGTGGATCATCTTGGCCTCGTAGAGCGGCACGAAAATCTGGCTGTCGCGGTTGCGCCAATCCATTCCGTCGCGGCTGAACCCTTCGCCGGATAGCTGCGCCGCCGTTCGGAACAACTTACTGTCTGACGACATGTCAAAAAGTCGCTGAAAGGTGATACTCCACGGATTGTCATCGCCGTCCGGATGCTCCGGCCGCTCGCGGATGAGAATCGGCGCCGCGCGATAGATTTTACGAGTTAGGTCCGCATCAAATTCGGTTCTGAAGATAGGTGATGTGCCAGTGTTCGGGTTCAGCTCAAGTATCTGAGCGGGCGTGAGTGTGAAATGACGGCGCTTGTCTCCAAACTCCTCGTCCGTCCGAGAGAAGAAGCTTAGGTCGATCGCGGCAGGTCCAGTATTTGCCTGACCCACGGTCAAGAGGCAAAATTTAAATCGCGCGTGACCGATATCGTCAAAGTACCCGAGCCCAGTCTGAAAATCATGGAGACTGAAGATCCTCCGGCTGGCGACAAGATCGCGGAAAAATACACTTGTCGAGCTATCCGTTGCGATACCAGTCGGCACGATTATTCCGGCGCGCCCACTCACCCTCGTCAACTGGGAAAAGAGCTCCGCGAACAACGCATATGTGTTCACATCACCTGCGCCACTCAATGGGAAGCGCTCTGTCTTGCGCACAAACACGCTCGCGGCTTCGGACGCGCGTTTCGCGAACTCAAACTCCTCCGCCAACTGGAATTGGGGAGTACCCGGCACGGCATTCTTAAGTGCTTTTATGAGCTTCTCGCGTTCGGCCTTGTTGCGAGCCTTCGCAATATCGGGGTCGCGAGAGGCGAAAAACTCCTTTTCCTGAAGTTTAATTCGTTCCCATGGTGGATTTCCGACCACTACATCGAAGCCACCGCGCGCCATAATCGCCGGGAACTCGAGCGGCCAGTGAAAGGCGCTCACCGAATGAGCGATTGCCTCCACCTCCGCCAGAAGAGAGGCATTGAGCGCTTGCCCCCTCGCTGCCATCCAGACGTGATCAGTCTCCGGCATAGACGACAGAGCAATGCCGGAACGCTCTGCGGTTTTAGGAACAAAGAACGCGGAGACGTAAGTATTGCAGGCGGTCTTCAACCGCAGCCAGTTGGCCCCACCATGCAGTCGCGCGAAGGCAGCTTCTTTGGCGGCGACATCGGCTAGCGTCTCCTCCGGCATGGCCGTCAACGCCTCGGCCGCGCCGATGAGGCCAGGAGGTGGTTTCAACTCAGCAAAAAGGCCGGTAGCGCCCTTGCCTTCCCGCTGCTCCTTATTGCGGCGGGCATGAACCTTTGCGACTTCTGCATCGTCACCCTCAAGCACTTCGTAGGCTGCATCGGGAATGCCGCCTGCGAGACTTGTGACGTCGAAGACACCGACGAGACTATCACCACATCGTATATGACTGTCTAGGAACGTGAGCGGCTTACCTGGTTCAAGCCCCTCAATCCAAAGCGCGACCTTCGCAAGCTCCACAGCCATTGGGTTTCGGTCCACGCCGTAAATAGAATGGCGTACGACGTGCCGCATTGCCGCTGGATAATCCGGCGCTTCGCTGTCACGCAGTTGAGCAACGCGGGCGGCCAAGCGACGGGCCGCACCGAGCAGAAAATGGCCAGAACCGCAGGCGGGGTCTATTACCGAAAGCTGGAGGATCGCCTCGGCGCCCCCCTCTGCCTCGGCCCGCGTAAGTATGGGCTCAAGTGTCGAATCGAGCAGCGTCTGAACGAGACTGTCTGGTGTGTAGTAGCTGCCGGAGGTCTTACGCGCGTTGCCCTTCGATTCATCGGCTTCAGCGAAGCCAAAGCGCCGGCCATGCTCCTCGCGGACAGGAACAAGCTCAAGCAAGCCTTCATAGACGGAGCCGAGCTCCTCCGTGGCCATGTCACGCCAATTTACGCGCACACGCCGCCCATCTTCGATGAGCCAGCTCAAGTTAAAGATGGCCCGTAGGAAGGCGCGGTTCGGCAGCTTCGCATCGTCAAGATCGAGAGTCTCACCGCGCGTGAAAAGGCCGCCTAACGCCGGCAATCCGAGTAGCTTCTCGCCGTGCTCCAGTCCCCGGAAGACGATCTTCGCTGCCTCCCAAGCGTCGTGATGGTGATCGTGCGAAGAACGTCGAGCCGACCGATCTCGCATATGGCTGAAGCCGTAAGCGGATGCATAGAGATCACGAGCCGACTCCGATGCATCCGGTCCATGTAGAAGCTCGCGATCCTCCGCGACCGCCAAGAAGATCAAACGATAGACAACGCGTAAGAGCTGCTCAAACCAGGCATGCACGCTGGTATGATTTTCGTCGAGCTTCACCCGCAGGTCGGGGTTTGCATCCAGGAACCCTTGGCCAAGCGCCAGCAATGCTTCCTTGACGCTCTTTCCAAGTCGATCGCGCGCCGCCGTTCCGGCTCGTAATCCAGCCTCGCGCCAGCGCTCCAACGCGCAATCGGCCGCCGCAGCATTTTCCCCGCCGAAACGCGTCGCATGGATCAGCAGCCACGTCGCAGTGAAGTCCGCGAACATCTCGTCCCGGAATATCGCCCCCAAATCCGCTTCGATATAGGTTGGGCGGGTGAAGCTGGCGTTGTCCCGCATGAGGCGGAGGCGGTCGCCGGCAAAGACTAGACCCCATAAGAATTCGGCGTTCGCGTTTAGCCAGTCCTGAAGCAACACGCTCGGCGAACGCCTCGGGATCGTGCCGCCATGATCGTCGCCAAGGTGCGGAAGCGATTTAGTGAACGCATCTCCGTCAGACAGAGGTGCGGCCACGACGACGGGTACCCTGCCGCCCTTTGCCTCAAGGGTGATACGATAGGTATGACCATCCTGCTGGTGAAGATTTGGGCCGTACAGGCCTTCAAACCCGAACGCCTCCTCAAGCAGGCTCTTAACAAAGGCGGTAGTCTGAATCTCGGTCGGCGCAACCAATTTGGCATATGCCTGCCAATGCGCTTGGCCGATCCTGAAATAACGCGTGATCTCGTCACGCAGGTTCGTTCCTTTGGGGCAGCCGTATTCCGCGGCTGCTTTCTGGTCTGGAGCGGTGGCGGCGATCACCGCAACCTGATCGGGAGAGATCAATCCTCCCTCAATCGAGACGGCAGTGAGCCCGATATTGGCAGCGCGCTTGAGATGACGGGCCATCACTCGCCCTCCGGAAGGAGGACATAGAGACCTATGACGTCCGCTGGCAAAACAGGAACGACCTCCACCGTCGCCCCGCCACGCGCGGCTTCCGTCAGCCGAAGATGGTCGGCAGAAAGCGCCGCTCCGCGTTCGGCTGCGAAGGTCTCTATTGCCGATTGGTAGCTCACCAGTCGTTCGTGAGCTCTCTGGAGCTGACGCGCAGCGGCGAGTTCATCAAGATTTCCGGTCGCCTCCGCCTCGAGAAGCTCAATGGCAGAATGTCCTTCGAGAATCGGGGCCGGAGCCAATCCGCCGAACGCGATCCCCGTCGCTTCCTCGGCCAGCAGCAGGCGGTTTGTGCGGCCGCTGGTGATGAGCTTGAAACGAAGGCGCAACAGCATCAGTGTTGTCATCTGGGCGACGGCGCGTGTGCGCCAGGCACCGCACCGGCCAAGGGGACGGAATGCTGCCCCTTCCGGATCTAGCGCCCCCTCCGCCAAGCTTTCTGCCAAACTTGCAACCAGGGGGTGGACACGCCCGAGGTGGGTCACACCCGGCGCCGGTTCATCCTCAAAGCCAACCCTTCGCGTCCCACGCAGCCCACGCGCTTCCAAGCGTTCCTTGATGGCGTCAGGCATCGCATCCAGATGCACTAGATGATGTTGACCGGCCTTCTGCAGCGGCGCACCGGCGCGCTTCAAAGCACGTTCCGTGAAGCGCGCAACTTCGGTAGGGCCGCCGTTCAGCGCGCGCATCTGCCGCCACTCCGGCAGCACCTCATCGGGCTTCAGCGCACCTTGCGCATAGCGCGCGCGGCTTGCTTTCGCGTTTTCCTCAGCGTCGCGCCATTTGCTGTCGAGGCGCTCGCTTGAAAGGCCGAAATCGAAAGCCAACTGCTCTCGGTGTCCGCCGGCGCGAAGCATGAGTGCTTGCATGAGCGCGGAGGTCACGCCTTCGCTGTCTTCGGGCATCGGAACCGAAATGCCCGTCGCCTTACGAATGGCGTCCGCTTTCCGCAGGATGACCTGCAAGACTGCGCCATCGATCGCACTGTTGTCGCCGAAGATCGTCACGGAGCGGACGACCGGCGAACGCTGACCAAATCGGTCGACACGCCCTTCACGCTGCTGATGACGGGTCGGATTCCAGCTCAGGTCGTAATGTACGACAGCGTCGAACAGCGCTTGCAAATTGATGCCCTCGGACAGGCAGTCCGTCGCGACGAGGATTCGGTTCTCGTAGTCTTCAAGCTGGTCAACGCGAGTTCGCCGCTCTTCAGGCGGCAGGCGTCCTGTCACGACCGCCACGTCGGCCTTTGGCCAAGCGCGCTTGATCTCTTCGCCCAGCGCCTCCGCCGTTGCGATGAACCGGCAGAAGATGACCGGCTTGGCTCCTTCCTGAAGCAGCCCTTCTAAAACCTTTAGCAGCCGCGCCAGCTTGGGATCTTCGCGACGGCGGCGATCAAGAGACTCTGCAATCGCGATCAGCTCGGCGAGTTCACCGCGCTCTTCGGCGCTGGCGCTGGCCGTGCCGGGCTCGACGTCGCCCTGGTCGAGCAGGCCCTCGTCTTCGTCAAAGACAACGGGCTGCATTGCCTCTTCGTCCGCCACCCCCGACAAGCGATTACGCAGTGCATTTGTCGCGGCCGCCGGCGAGGAGCCGACGCATCGCATGAGTGCGAGCGTCCCCCAAAAAGCAAGCCGTCGACTGCGCTGGTCAGCGCCGGCGCGCTGCGTAACAGCCAAGCAATAGTCCAAGACACGATCATGGAACGCGCCGAATTCGCCGCTGAGACTGAAGGGCTCATCCTTCACCTGGTGAACAGGGAAAGTCCGTTTCTCATGCCAACCGGATTCCGTGATGTCGGGTCGGCGCCGCTGGACATAATGTTGCGCCAAACGGCGTGCATATCGCGTGCGCGCATTTTCATCGCCTTGGGGACCTCCCGCGAAGTCCGGGCTAATGAGGCCTAGCAGACGATCGAACGCCGCTTCATCACCACTATGCGGCGTTGCCGTCAGCAGCAGCATGTGACGCTCCTCGTCGGAAGCCAGGCGTTCGAGAAGCTCGAAACGTTGATGTCTGCCGCGGTCCCCACCGATGCAGGCATGCGCTTCATCAACGATGACGAGGGATGGACAGGCCCGAGCGAATTCATCGCGGCGGCTGTCGGCCTTGATGTAGTCAAGGCTGACGACGGTGTGTGGATAGGCTTCAAACAGGCTTTGAGCAGCGGGAAGGCCACGCTCGAGGCTGCGTGCCCTGGCGGACGTCACGGCGACAGCGTCAATGTCGAACTTTTCCGCAAGCTCACTCACCCATTGCTCGACGAGATGGGGCGGACACAGCACGGAGAAGCGGTCGATCAGGCCACGGTCGAGCATCTCGCGAACGATCAATCCCGCCTCGATCGTCTTGCCGATCCCCACATCGTCGGCGATCAGCAACCGCACCACCGGCAGCTTCAAAGCCATCATCAGCGGCACGAGCTGATAGGCGCGCGGCTCCACGCCGAGATGCGCGGCGCTCCGGAACGGGCCGGCGCCTCGGCGAAGCGACAGACGCAGCGCATCCGCCAGCAACCGCGCACCGTCCTGGGTGTCTCGCCGCTCGGGTGTTGGTGGTGCAAATCGCGCAGGCCTGACGGGATTGACTTCAAGCGCTAGCGCAATTCGTTGCGCATCGGCCTCCGAGCCTGACAAGGGCCGCACATTGAGGATGTCGTCATCCGGGGACGGAAGGACGACCCACTCGCGTCCCCGCGCCTCGACAAGATCTCCCGGTGAAAATTTGACCGCTTCCACTACGCCGCCCCCAACAACTCAACCAATTCCCTCGGCGCGGCTTCGCCAGGCACCTCCGGTAGCTCGACGACATCCACCCCCAAATCGGCGCATGCCGCGGCAAGCCTGTCCGGTACACGACCTGACACCGCGAGCACCTGAAAGCTTGGCCAATAAAGCTCGTATAAAGTGCCGTCGACCTTGCGCGGGGATGGTGCTGGCAATCCCCAACGGCCTATCGCACTAAGCCAGCCGCTTGGGGCCTCTACCTCTCCAGCGGGCAGGACCTCAGGCTCCGCAAGCTGACAGAGAAAAGCCGTGACCTCCGCGTCGCGACGATCGATCAGATTATGATCGGGCTGGTTGAAGTATGAAAGCAGGCAGCGGTAACAGCCGGCGACGCAAGCATCCGTCCGCTCCTTGAGGTCGCCGCTGTCCGGCGCGAAATCATAGTGCATGAGATCTAGGGCCTGATGGGCGATCTCCGCCGTTCGGCGCGGATCGGAGACAAGGCGGTTCAGAACACCTGCTCCCCCCTCCGTCGCCTCGTAAAGCAGGATCGCTTTGCGGTCCTCGCGCGCAGGCAACGGCTCGCCCAAGAGTTCGCCTTCTTCAAGCTCGGCGACAATCTGGATGCCCCGCAGAAGAGCATGCTGCAGGGTTGCCATCTGCCGCTCGTCAAAATTTGCAAGCGGCCGTACCAGAAGCGCGTTCTTATGGTCCTCGACGATCGGCACGATCCGCTGCGACTTCGGGATCGTGACGTCCATGTCATCATCATCCCCGCCGTTGAGCGTATCCTTTACCCACCGGCCTGACGTCGGATCGATGCAGAACCCGTTTATCGACTTTGACTTCCGACGGCGAAGCCCCTTGTTGACGCGCGATAGCTTCGCGCGTGCGCCGTAATCGAGAAGCAGCAACGGCCCTGCTTCCGAACGCAAGGTGAGCGTGCGGATATCGGGAACGCCTTTTTCGAATTGCCACTGGAAAACAGTCTGGATCTCAAAACCGCGCCTTTGCCGGTCCTCATCATTCGCCGTGATGCGAGACGACGGCGCGGTTTCGACATTGTCGATCCGATAGACATTGTCGAGCCGATCCACACCGGCCAACGACGCCCCGCACGCGTGGCATCGCTCAAGCTTGTCATCAGTGTGAGCCGCTCCACATTCGCCGCACAGGATGAGGCTGGTGGTTGCCAGTTTGCCATCGTCGAGGCGACCGTGCGCCGGCAGCTTCGCACGGACAACCCGGTAGGCGCGCCCCTCGTGATAAATCAGACTGTTGGGACCGAACTCGGAAATGGCGAGAAAACGCGGCCTTTGCAGGACGGCCGCTCGTTTGGTCGCAGGAATGAAAGCATAGAGCGGGAGACGCGGAAAGTTGTATCCCGGTAGAAATCCTTCGGTCGCCAGATATCGATAAGTGTAAAAATCGGACCCGTTCGAAGCCTGTCCGCGCTCAAGCATGTCGAGTTCTTCAGTCGCCCGGAAATGACGGCGCGCAGCCTCTTTGCGTTCGCCCGGTTTGAAGGACGTCTTCTGCTGGATTTGATGCGCCTCATCCTGCTCACGGCGTGCGCTTCGGTAGAGCTCACGCCACCGACTGAAGCTGCTTGCGAAATTCTGCGCGGCTTCCCGGTTGGTTTCATCGACGAAGGCGTCGATATCGGCCAGCCACGGCGCGTCGGCCAACTCTACCGCGCTGACAGTCTGATCAAGAAGGCCCCGCATCGTGGGCTTTGCGGCTCCGCTTGCGGCAAGCTTTTCGAACGCCGCTTGGATTGGATCGGAGATCGGCATCTCCGGTGTTGCCATGTTCAAGTTTTCAGGGATGGACGGCTTCAGCGGCACCACGGCCGCCGCCAGCCATTCGGCATGGAGATGGCTCCGCAGCAGATCGCGATTGGCAAGATCGAGGGCTGGTGGCTTTACGACCCCCGCAACAAGCCCTTGCCTGTTGTTGAAATAATATTGGTCATGGGGGGACTGCGCAGCACAATAGGTGACGACAAGCGCTGCTTGACCACTGCGGCCGGCACGGCCGGCTCGCTGCACGTAATTTGCCGGGGTTGGCGGCGCATTCCTGAGAAAAACAGCGTTCAGCGCGCTGATATCGACGCCGAGCTCCATCGTCGGAGAACAGAACAGCGCCGGAAGAAAACTGGCGGGTTCGCCTTCCTGGCGCATTTCGTCGCGGTTCTCGGCGATCCTTTCGATATCTGACTTCCCGAACCGAAACCGATCTTCCCGCCAAGCACGAACTTTCTGATCGACCTGGGCGGTGTGCTCCCGAGCCTCGAAGGCGAAGGGCAAGTTGCCCTCCTGCCCCAGCATCCCCGCAACGTCTTCATAGAGCTTACGGAAGAAGGGATTTTCGCGTTTGCCGTCGGCCCTCTTGGTTGCCGGAAATAGGCGCAAGGCAGTCGATGACAGACGCCACGCAGGAGCGTCTCCGCCCGTAACTACCCGCCGGACGACCTGGTGATTTTCGGCAGCACGCAGGAGTGTGGCGATAACATCGTCATATTCTTTAACGGGAAGCGGCTCGCCCCACAGATCCTTACTGCGCAGGCTCTTACCCAACGCCGTCCGCCAGCCGGCCCGCACGATCAGTACATCTTCCGCAGCGCTAATCTCCGCCTTGCTCGGCGGATCAATCATTAGGAATCCGGCCTGCCGCAGTTCCTGTTCTTCGTTTTGATCGATCAGCCAGGGATCGCGCAGGTGATTTCTGGACGTCTCGGCGACCTGCAATATCCGCTGGCGATCCAACGCTTCGGTGGCAATCGCAAGGCCGCGACGCATATAGTCGAAGAGCAGCGTGAAGAGTCTGGCCCGCAATTGGGGTGTGCTCGCCGCCAGCCGTGGATTACCAGCGAACTCTTCGTCGTCGCCCGCCAGCTCACCCAGTCCGGGAAACCGCACCTCGACGAGGCCGGCTTCTTCGAGATTGGGGTTTGTGAAACGCCAACCCTTCCGAAGATCCGCCCATACGCGATGTGCCAGGATCGAGGTTAGCACTTCCTCGGCCGCCTGCCGGTTGTGGAATCCCTTTACGCGCGGATCGGCCATCCAATCGGAGAGCCGCTCAGATTCCTCCAGATCGAAACCAAGCGCCTTGCGAACAGCCTCCCCGAACCGAACGTCCGCCAAGCCCTTCTGACCCGCGTCCCGCACGGCACGTAAGATGCCGCCACGGAGCAAGCAGACGAAAATGAAGTCATTGAAATGCCCTGCCTGCAGGGCCGCATCCTGGCGATTGTCTGTGAAGCCCAGGAGTTTGCGTGTGCTTTCCTCAAGCGTGCCGTCGGCCTCCATCCACGCCAGGATGGTCGAGACGATGAGCGTCGTCGCTGAACTACGGCCTTCAGCCGACAGACCCGCCAGCTTGTTGATGTCGCGTGCCTGTTGAGGCGGCTGATGGCGGCAATGGGGGCAGAAGCGATATTTGCCGCCGAAGAACCATGCTGGCACCCCATCGTCGCCGAGCGACCCATCGGGCTTCACAAAGAGGAGTTGCCCCTCGTGCTTGCCGCGATGTCCTCCTTTAAGGCGTTCCTGGCCTGC
Coding sequences within it:
- a CDS encoding DEAD/DEAH box helicase: MEAVKFSPGDLVEARGREWVVLPSPDDDILNVRPLSGSEADAQRIALALEVNPVRPARFAPPTPERRDTQDGARLLADALRLSLRRGAGPFRSAAHLGVEPRAYQLVPLMMALKLPVVRLLIADDVGIGKTIEAGLIVREMLDRGLIDRFSVLCPPHLVEQWVSELAEKFDIDAVAVTSARARSLERGLPAAQSLFEAYPHTVVSLDYIKADSRRDEFARACPSLVIVDEAHACIGGDRGRHQRFELLERLASDEERHMLLLTATPHSGDEAAFDRLLGLISPDFAGGPQGDENARTRYARRLAQHYVQRRRPDITESGWHEKRTFPVHQVKDEPFSLSGEFGAFHDRVLDYCLAVTQRAGADQRSRRLAFWGTLALMRCVGSSPAAATNALRNRLSGVADEEAMQPVVFDEDEGLLDQGDVEPGTASASAEERGELAELIAIAESLDRRRREDPKLARLLKVLEGLLQEGAKPVIFCRFIATAEALGEEIKRAWPKADVAVVTGRLPPEERRTRVDQLEDYENRILVATDCLSEGINLQALFDAVVHYDLSWNPTRHQQREGRVDRFGQRSPVVRSVTIFGDNSAIDGAVLQVILRKADAIRKATGISVPMPEDSEGVTSALMQALMLRAGGHREQLAFDFGLSSERLDSKWRDAEENAKASRARYAQGALKPDEVLPEWRQMRALNGGPTEVARFTERALKRAGAPLQKAGQHHLVHLDAMPDAIKERLEARGLRGTRRVGFEDEPAPGVTHLGRVHPLVASLAESLAEGALDPEGAAFRPLGRCGAWRTRAVAQMTTLMLLRLRFKLITSGRTNRLLLAEEATGIAFGGLAPAPILEGHSAIELLEAEATGNLDELAAARQLQRAHERLVSYQSAIETFAAERGAALSADHLRLTEAARGGATVEVVPVLPADVIGLYVLLPEGE